The genome window CCGTCTCCGCTCCTCCACCACGCGATCTCTCCCACTTTCCTAATCGGTTCTGTTTGTTCTGTCTTCACTTCGGTTGATCGCGATCTGTACAATTGCATTAACCACTCTCGATCCGTATTTAGTCTGAAACCAGGGGGTTTTGGTTTCAGGCTGCGATCACCACTGGACCCGCTGATACAAGCGTCCACCTGCAATGCCAGTCTTCTTTTCCACATTAGATGCGCAGCACTCTCCCCACCACAGTTGCACTCTTCTCCAGATAAATCACGCGCGCCCTTGAAGCTCCATATCCTCAGATTAACGACTTCTCTATTGCATCATCACCGATCAGTTGGAATCGCCTTTTGATGTCGAGTGAGGGCCTATCTTCTCCGGAAGGATGAGATTAGATCAGCAGCCCCCTCAGCCATCTGTCAGCGAGCGCAGAGGTCAACGATTAGCTCCTCTGCAAACGAACTTCAGCCGTCCGAATGCTCACGGTGCAGTTCAATCCCCGAATCTATCTGCGGTTCCCGATGTAGCATCAACCCTGCCTGCAGCCCCTCGATTGCAACGTCTGCGACCCACGGACTACCAATATGAGAGCGACGGAGAGAGGGTGCCGCTACAACAAACTCCGGTCAAGCGTCAGACATCCAAGTCGGGTTTGCGCGGACTTTTTGCCTGGGAGAAGCCCGCTCGTAAGGCCAACATTGACACGAAGCTTGCGGAAATCGACGAGGCGCACACTACTGTAACACAGACGGTGACCGTGGCGGACACGCCACTATCGCCAAGTGTTTCTGCCACCCCCAAGACCgcgatgtcgatgtcgaccTTGATTGCCTCTCCGCCGGGCGGTGCGAGTCGGACGAAACTTGCGTCGAAGTCCCGAGGGAAGCTTACCGACAGTCGACCAGTCGCTGGTGACCATGGGTGGAAGCCACCTCCGTTATTTCAGGCCTATCCACAGGCAATCAAGCACGACTGCCTCTGGGCCCCGGCTCTGTCTGCCGATTCCATTTTGCGCATCCAAGCAACCGCAAAGAGTCACAGCAGCTCCAATGATGTAGACCCTCAGGGCAATCAGCCGCCAAATGAGGAAGCTTCCGCGGaacggaagaagaaggaagagagggaaaagaaacaTATGCGAACGGTCTCGGACACTATCGGCAAGACTGAATGGTCCCAAAAGATTTATGTGCTGGTCACATCTGGTTATATCTTGCAATACTCAGCAAGCGGGAAGCACGATCGACTGCCGGAGAAGATGTTGCAGGTGGGCCCCAGATCAGTGGCTTTTGCCAGCGACGCGATTCCTGGTAAGCGTTACGTGCTTCAAATTTCTCAAAGTTCGGAAGAAGACAGCACGGCGACAGTTGATACCCATCGGCCCTTGTTTTCCCGCCTGGGATTCCATCGATCCTATTCCCGGCGATGGACTCGTACGTTCCTTCTTGTGTTCTGCAATGCCGAAGAAATGAGCTCCTGGCTCCTGGCTGTCAGAGCTCAGATCGAAGCCCGCGGAGGTAAAAAATACATCTCTGAAAATCTGTACGACGAGGACTTGGAGCATCAACTGCGGCCGAAACCGAGTATCCGACAGATGGTGCAAAGAGACCCGAACCGCTTCTCCAAAATCTATCTACAGCCTCATGAGTCGGCAGGTTCCGACGAAAAAGATCAAGCTCCCAGCGACCAATCCCGCCGCAGCTCCTACATATCTGTTCAAC of Aspergillus fumigatus Af293 chromosome 2, whole genome shotgun sequence contains these proteins:
- a CDS encoding peptidase family M20/M25/M40 protein — translated: MRLDQQPPQPSVSERRGQRLAPLQTNFSRPNAHGAVQSPNLSAVPDVASTLPAAPRLQRLRPTDYQYESDGERVPLQQTPVKRQTSKSGLRGLFAWEKPARKANIDTKLAEIDEAHTTVTQTVTVADTPLSPSVSATPKTAMSMSTLIASPPGGASRTKLASKSRGKLTDSRPVAGDHGWKPPPLFQAYPQAIKHDCLWAPALSADSILRIQATAKSHSSSNDVDPQGNQPPNEEASAERKKKEEREKKHMRTVSDTIGKTEWSQKIYVLVTSGYILQYSASGKHDRLPEKMLQVGPRSVAFASDAIPGKRYVLQISQSSEEDSTATVDTHRPLFSRLGFHRSYSRRWTRTFLLVFCNAEEMSSWLLAVRAQIEARGGKKYISENLYDEDLEHQLRPKPSIRQMVQRDPNRFSKIYLQPHESAGSDEKDQAPSDQSRRSSYISVQRRSIVYQSGAESRSNSMSTTQTDVTPPVNGFGRLYPSASPPSGPYTLPNGLTVPGTSEPGVPPSSTTASMTKRLSTYVAGSLSTEGHEPGSSPPTVPEPILRSTSPPAPNFSVPSFSKRFAAKTVQAKLVQDPRLDCDQSNGIRHQESDEQLDALSAFPSPPQSPARNMSKMSLNDIHEDPSTVRNASPRRQLRVSNSEDSLADLQQRNNDHRSLPNQRLPITYTMPSHSRPQSIAIDPLSKLPSEPQPTRPTTNHGNQPHLELQRDRMYPTDRSGRPPSMARRKSMPGLSVGPPAAPPPNCPLPKIPYPIDPHRPILLPSASLTSRSSQLPPSKSLRDRQRSFASINPPTSHIDLPTAPSIDTPVSSGL